From Bradysia coprophila strain Holo2 unplaced genomic scaffold, BU_Bcop_v1 contig_324, whole genome shotgun sequence, the proteins below share one genomic window:
- the LOC119079703 gene encoding uncharacterized protein LOC119079703, with amino-acid sequence MYEPYLNREKQYLKMNAELDSRFKEIDPMKSDKVDIIKPRLNVFGNGSKVNNQGTKSVVHASKQKRNDTKSSAAASSMIDMTSVNVNPNNSDTVTLFKNKGTFDDKPQKLKALSTEEKMSKRKPIDIPDKSITSCEVYQSQGQVEPMNNTKNNAVIASPTTNDTTTKKNLSSDGLIKFLKSKVAILKQELEQSQQENVKNIRAYEGSVESSKKFAAQIDQLTNENTSLKTQVEKLQNWNNTLEAVMKEKDVDLATLNKEIVVLKKQNKEVNRLHSVLDKRFLKCQEDLEHLKKNLVLSQDCERQQRAVNQQQKNFFEDQIKVMSKQRTGLISAYKKQLLLLDNLKRQNLCLEQSKLLQLAEKDFMKILDWNSDQ; translated from the exons ATGTATGAACCGTACCTAAACCGGGAGAAACAATATCTGAAGATGAATGCTGAACTGGACAGTCGCTTCAAAGAAATTGATCCGATGAAAAGTGACAAAGTAGACATAATTAAACCGAGACTTAATGTGTTTGGAAATGGATCAAAAGTTAACAATCAGGGTACGAAGTCTGTGGTTCATgcttcgaaacaaaaaagaaacgataCAAAAAGCTCAGCTGCAGCTAGCTCTATGATCGATATGACGTCTGTAAATGTGAATCCAAACAACAGTGACACTGTAacattgtttaaaaataaGGGTACATTTGACGATAAGCCGCAAAAGTTAAAGGCGCTTTCTACCGAAGAAAAAATGTCTAAGAGAAAACCAATAGATATCCCAGACAAGAGCATTACATCTTGTGAAGTTTACCAAAGCCAAGGCCAAGTGGAGCCTATGAATAACACGAAAAACAATGCAGTAATTGCGTCTCCGACAACTAATGacacaacaacgaaaaagaacTTGAGCTCGGATGGTCTAATAAA gTTTCTAAAATCGAAAGTGGCGATTTTAAAACAAGAATTGGAACAAAGTcaacaagaaaatgttaaaaacatTCGGGCTTACGAAGGTAGTGTTGAgtcgagtaaaaaattcgCTGCACAAATCGATCAACTAACAAATGAGAACACATCTCTTAAAAcacaagttgaaaaattgcagAATTGGAACAATACTCTTGAAGCTGTTATGAAG GAAAAAGATGTCGATCTGGCCACGTTAAACAAGGAAATCGTTGTCTTAAAGAAGCAAAACAAGGAAGTCAACCGTTTGCATAGTGTCTTGGATAAACGTTTCTTAAAATGTCAGGAAGATTTGGAACACCTTAAGAAAAACTTAGTACTTTCTCAAGACTGCGAACGTCAGCAACGGGCTGTTAACCAgcaacagaaaaatttctttgaagaTCAGATCAAAGTAATGAGCAAACAACGTACGGGTCTAATTTCAGCTTACAAAAAGCAATTACTTTTATTGGATAATCTAAAGCGACAAAATCTGTGCTTGGAACAATCGAAGTTGCTTCAACTTGCTGAGAAagatttcatgaaaattttggacTGGAATAGTGATCAATGA
- the LOC119079661 gene encoding neuropeptide SIFamide, with translation MIPSRATLMLAVCILLVLVMPSMCEAAYRKPPFNGSIFGKRGNNNDYDSGGKASLSSMCEIVVEACQSWFPQDKK, from the exons ATGATTCCATCAAGAGCCACACTGATGTTAGCAGTTTGCATCCTCCTGGTGTTGGTCATGCCTTCGATGTGTGAAGCCGCTTACCGAAAACCACCATTTAATGGCAGCATTTTTGGGAAACGAGGAAACAACAACG aCTACGATTCTGGCGGTAAAGCATCATTGTCTTCAATGTGTGAAATAGTGGTTGAAGCATGTCAAAGCTGGTTTCCGCAAGACAAGAAGTAA